Proteins encoded together in one Amblyomma americanum isolate KBUSLIRL-KWMA chromosome 1, ASM5285725v1, whole genome shotgun sequence window:
- the LOC144112738 gene encoding uncharacterized protein LOC144112738: MLGQPKQKSKEEDAREKRDRHKTGGGSAQCTVRAQSEQVIAVASHIMTRVGNQTDSDGGIDLPPVASLPVIRLLQPMVDGAGNEEFYYAEDDWEPPLVDEPQSPAAAVGKSGATPEAIEQESNLFFPAVQPADASSTAAAGCSRLQQCYSCFWSCRWAHYC; the protein is encoded by the exons atgctgggccaacctaaacaaaagtcgaaggaagaggacgcgagggaaaagagagatcgccacaagacag gaggagggtcagctcaatgcactgtgagagctcaaagtgagcaagtcattgctgttgccagccacataatgaccagggtaggcaaccagactgactctgatggaggcatcgacctgccaccagtggcaagtttgcctgttataagattgttgcagccaatggtggatggagcaggcaatgaagaattctattatgcag aagacgactgggaacctccgctcgtggatgagccgcagtcaccggcggctgctgttggtaagagtggggcaactccagaagcaattgagcaggagagcaatctcttttttcctgctgtgcaacctgctgatgcttccagcacagctgcagcaggctgcagcaggctgcagcagtgctacagttgcttctggagctgccgctgggcccactactgctga